The proteins below are encoded in one region of Sander vitreus isolate 19-12246 chromosome 24, sanVit1, whole genome shotgun sequence:
- the adamts5 gene encoding A disintegrin and metalloproteinase with thrombospondin motifs 5: MVRILGALAEDMLWFRLLLLCVVELELGAGLSTFQGFYLPPANGSLLAPARRTDGVVRTIDRIYHGGGKVGYLVYLDGSRFQLDMERDESVLSHHFSPQYVLAMMGDSPAPLQRECVYRGTVDSNPESLAVFNLCGGGLEGFFAVAHARYSITPIVRAKGHEHDVRALHDKDAESALHVFTRESFSFQAMREGRESCGTRDGRRGRRHAAGKRRHRGRGKGRQGKERLAEESADEHGARGRTWWSRLAKAAAAPEPGTRSKRSVSRARHVELLLVADDTMTKKYGKDLNHYLLTLASIASKLYGHASIENPIRLSVVKVTVVAEKEKGLDVSKNAAATLKSFCKWQNQQNPLDDDHQHHHDAAILFTRQDLCGHHSCDTLGMADVGTICSPERSCAVIEDDGLHAAFTVAHEIGHLLGLSHDDSKFCEERFGVNSDRRLMSSILTSIDASKPWSRCTSATITDFFDDGNAECLLDSPRQPLLGPEELPGQSYDAVRQCRLAFGPEYTVCPGMDVCSRLWCAVIRQGQMVCLTKKLPAVEGTPCGKGRICLQGKCVDKTRKRHYSASNHGSWSSWGPWGACSRTCGGGVQFAQRLCNNPPPRNNGRYCTGKRAIYRSCNVTPCPASNKSFRQEQCEVRNGPQTDPKGVKTFVEWVPKYAGVLPKDVCKLTCRANRTGYYVVFSHRVVDGTECRPYSSSVCVKGKCVRTGCDGIIGSKLQFDKCGICGGDSTGCIRVVGNFTKKSKGYTDVVKIPAGSTHIKVRQHKAKDQTRYTAYLALRRPNNEYLLNGKFVISTSETIIVLNGSVLNYSGWSQRDESLHSMGPRALQEALVVQILATDAKKPLDVHYSFFMPRQTAPQQPSAPLIPKPKSTLPQSTTRVSTTTTTTTTTITTTTSSTTTSFSALPVLVPGPPTAPGPSTPTPGPHWVTGSWMICSRTCDTGWQSRTVQCKDQDGKLSKGCTLGARPSAFKHCLVKKC, encoded by the exons ATGGTGCGGATCCTTGGTGCTCTGGCCGAGGACATGCTCTGGTTTCGGCTACTGTTGCTGTGCGTCGTGGAGTTGGAGCTGGGAGCCGGGCTTTCTACTTTCCAGGGTTTCTATCTTCCACCTGCGAACGGGTCGCTTCTCGCACCTGCCCGGAGGACAGACGGTGTCGTGCGGACCATTGACCGGATTTACCACGGAGGTGGGAAGGTGGGCTACCTGGTGTACCTGGATGGGAGCCGGTTTCAGCTGGACATGGAGCGGGACGAGTCGGTGCTGTCGCATCACTTCAGCCCCCAGTATGTGCTCGCTATGATGGGGGACAGCCCTGCGCCTTTGCAGCGGGAATGCGTGTACCGTGGGACAGTGGACTCCAACCCGGAGTCCTTGGCCGTCTTCAACCTCTGCGGCGGGGGTCTCGAGGGCTTCTTCGCCGTAGCCCACGCGCGCTACTCCATCACGCCTATCGTCAGGGCGAAGGGACACGAGCACGACGTGCGTGCCCTGCACGACAAAGACGCGGAGAGCGCGCTGCATGTGTTCACGCGCGAAAGTTTCAGCTTCCAGGCCATGCGCGAGGGGCGCGAGAGCTGCGGGACGCGCGACGGGCGCAGAGGACGCAGGCATGCGGCGGGGAAACGCCGGCACAGAGGTCGCGGGAAGGGGAGACAGGGCAAAGAGAGACTCGCAGAGGAGAGCGCAGATGAGCACGGTGCGCGCGGGCGAACATGGTGGAGCCGGCTCGCCAAAGCAGCAGCTGCTCCGGAACCTGGCACGCGGAGCAAAAGGTCAGTCTCTCGCGCCAGGCACGTGGAGCTGCTCCTGGTGGCCGACGACACCATGACCAAGAAATACGGCAAGGACTTGAATCACTACCTGCTCACACTGGCCTCCATCGCGTCCAAGCTGTACGGGCACGCCAGTATCGAGAACCCCATCCGTCTGTCGGTGGTGAAAGTGACCGTGGTCGCTGAGAAGGAGAAGGGGCTCGATGTGTCCAAGAACGCGGCAGCAACACTGAAAAGCTTTTGCAAGTGGCAGAACCAACAGAACCCGCTGGACGACGACCACCAGCACCACCACGACGCCGCCATCCTCTTCACCAGGCAG GACCTCTGTGGCCACCACTCCTGCGACACCCTGGGCATGGCAGACGTCGGCACCATCTGCTCTCCGGAGAGAAGCTGCGCCGTCATCGAGGACGACGGGCTTCACGCTGCCTTTACAGTCGCGCATGAGATAG GCCACCTGCTCGGCTTGTCCCATGACGACTCCAAGTTCTGCGAGGAGCGTTTCGGAGTGAACAGCGACAGGCGGCTAATGTCCTCCATCCTCACCTCCATAGACGCCTCCAAACCCTGGAGCCGCTGCACCTCGGCCACCATCACAGACTTCTTTGACGATGGCAACG CTGAGTGTCTTCTAGACTCTCCTCGCCAGCCCCTGCTGGGCCCTGAGGAGCTCCCAGGGCAGAGCTACGATGCCGTCCGCCAGTGTCGCCTGGCCTTCGGCCCCGAGTACACAGTCTGCCCGGGCATGGACGTATGTTCTCGCCTGTGGTGCGCCGTGATTCGCCAGGGACAGATGGTGTGTCTGACCAAGAAGCTGCCGGCCGTGGAGGGAACGCCCTGCGGGAAGGGACGCATCTGCCTGCAGGGAAAGTGTGTGGACAAGACCCGCAAGAGACACTACTCG gCGTCCAACCACGGCAGCTGGAGTTCCTGGGGTCCTTGGGGTGCGTGCTCCAGAACTTGCGGAGGCGGGGTGCAGTTCGCCCAACGCCTGTGTAACAACCCGCCACCACGTAACAACGGGCGCTACTGCACGGGGAAGAGAGCCATCTATCGGTCCTGCAACGTCACACCATGTCCAGCATCAA ATAAAAGTTTCCGGCAGGAGCAATGTGAAGTGCGCAACGGTCCCCAGACAGATCCTAAAGGGGTGAAGACCTTTGTTGAGTGGGTGCCTAAGTACGCAGGAGTCCTCCCTAAAGATGTGTGCAAGTTGACCTGCAGAGCAAATAGGACAGGATACTATGTGGTGTTCTCTCATAGG GTGGTAGACGGGACAGAGTGTCGTCCTTATAGCAGCTCGGTGTGCGTGAAAGGGAAGTGTGTACGGACAGGCTGCGACGGCATCATTGGCTCCAAGCTCCAGTTTGATAAGTGTGGTATATGTGGAGGTGACAGCACAGGATGTATACGCGTTGTGGGCAACTTCACCAAGAAGAG TAAGGGATACACTGACGTGGTGAAGATCCCTGCAGGCTCCACCCACATCAAGGTTCGTCAGCACAAGGCCAAGGACCAGACCCGCTACACTGCCTACCTGGCCCTCCGACGGCCCAACAACGAGTACCTCCTTAACGGCAAGTTTGTGATCTCCACCTCCGAGACAATCATCGTACTCAACGGTTCTGTGCTTAACTACAGCGGCTGGAGCCAAAGGGACGAGTCGCTCCACAGCATGGGTCCCCGGGCCCTCCAAGAAGCCTTGGTGGTCCAGATTCTAGCGACAGATGCTAAAAAGCCTTTGGATGTTCATTATAGCTTCTTCATGCCGCGCCAAACAGCCCCACAGCAGCCATCAGCTCCGCTCATCCCCAAACCAAAGTCGACCCTTCCACAGAGCACTACAAGAGTGTCAACCACGACgacaaccaccaccaccaccatcaccaccaccaccagtagCACCACTACATCTTTCTCCGCTCTCCCTGTCCTGGTCCCAGGGCCACCGACAGCTCCAGGTCCCTCCACCCCCACACCGGGCCCCCACTGGGTAACGGGATCCTGGATGATCTGCTCCAGGACTTGTGACACTGGCTGGCAGAGCCGGACAGTGCAGTGTAAGGACCAGGATGGAAAACTGTCCAAGGGCTGCACGTTAGGTGCCCGACCCTCTGCCTTCAAACACTGTCTGGTGAAGAAATGTTGA
- the adamts1 gene encoding A disintegrin and metalloproteinase with thrombospondin motifs 1, which translates to MMWGLHVSIGLIAALCVGAAHSAWEDSTVVPVRLDPAARSESETKPWRTLSAEEKEKEAEMREYRLDVFGKQLFLLLEPDQTFLAPGFVFHIVGSPESELIQEPKSGAEPGCFFSGTVNGEEHSAAALNLCHGLRGGFYFQGEEYFIQPLNSSDFMGTEEDVHTIRRRGRAALAEEGSAKCGVNEDEERVPKNLEKEAKHGAANAEQTAHHRTRRFVSTPRYLEIMLVADQSMAEFHGAGLKPYLLTIMAVASRLYRHPSIHNSITLAVVKLLVVYEEERGPQVSYNAAMTLRNFCQWQRQHNPPSDRHSEHYDTAVLFTRTDLCGAHSCDTLGMADVGTVCDPDRSCSIIEDDGLQAAFTVAHELGHVFNMPHDDAQLCSGVNGVHWGSHMMASTLSNLDQQQPWSPCSALMVTTFLDNGHGQCLLDKPVKPQPLPQPLPGTVYDADHQCRLTFGEDSQHCPDLSTTCAALWCTVTTSNGLLVCQTKNFPWADGTACGHDSYCLAGHCLTKSQAAKHQTAVNGGWGVWGPWGDCSRTCGGGVQYSFRSCDNPLPKNGGKYCEGKRIQYRSCNTDTCPDTNGLSFREEQCLAHNDMSAQVSLGSGEGVEWVPKYAGVSPKDRCKLVCRAKGTGYFFVLKPKVADGTPCSPDSTSVCVQGQCVKAGCDRVIGSNQRFDKCGVCGGDGSTCKKVSGSLERARPGYQDVVTIPAGATHLDVKQRAQGNGRHDNNYLAVRHQDGSYLLNGEYKLMTIETDIILQGALLRYSGSSATLERLRSFAPLPQPLTIQVLSVGEAQRPRVKYSYFAPRPNNAASVSNINGGRRQSINAIREVGGAEWTLREWGPCSQTCGVGMQQREVVCLDPHGRPSRDCPEELRPLASRSCATQSCPSWLLGEWSVCSKTCGRGFRKRPLRCIGHDGRTLTHDSCDPKDRPRPLLELCNQSAC; encoded by the exons ATGATGTGGGGTTTACACGTTTCCATTGGTTTAATCGCCGCTCTGTGCGTCGGCGCGGCGCACAGCGCCTGGGAGGACAGCACCGTGGTGCCGGTCAGACTAGACCCGGCGGCCCGGTCGGAGAGCGAAACCAAACCGTGGCGGACTCTCTCCGCAGAGGAGAAGGAAAAGGAGGCGGAGATGAGGGAGTACCGGTTGGACGTATTTGGCAAACAGCTGTTCTTGCTGCTAGAGCCTGACCAGACCTTCTTGGCGCCGGGTTTTGTCTTCCACATTGTGGGGAGTCCTGAGTCCGAACTGATACAGGAACCCAAGAGCGGAGCCGAACCGGGTTGTTTCTTCTCTGGCACGGTGAACGGAGAGGAACACTCTGCCGCTGCGCTCAACCTGTGCCACGGACTCAGGGGCGGATTCTACTTTCAGGGGGAAGAATATTTTATTCAGCCCCTTAACTCGAGTGACTTTATGGGCACCGAGGAGGATGTCCACACGATCCGCCGGAGAGGCCGAGCAGCTCTGGCTGAGGAGGGAAGCGCCAAGTGCGGGGTCAACGAGGACGAGGAGAGGGTGCCAAAGAATCTGGAGAAAGAAGCCAAGCACGGAGCCGCTAACGCAGAACAGACAG cCCACCACAGAACCAGGCGTTTTGTTTCCACCCCTCGCTACCTGGAGATCATGCTTGTGGCCGACCAGTCCATGGCTGAGTTCCACGGCGCCGGGCTCAAGCCCTACCTACTGACCATCATGGCAGTGGCATCCCGCCTTTATCGCCACCCCAGCATCCACAACTCCATCACTCTGGCAGTGGTGAAGCTGCTGGTTGTATACGAGGAGGAGAGAGGCCCTCAGGTGTCCTATAACGCCGCAATGACTCTCCGCAACTTCTGCCAGTGGCAGCGGCAGCATAACCCACCAAGTGACCGCCACTCCGAGCATTATGACACTGCTGTGCTCTTCACCAGAACG GATCTGTGTGGTGCCCACTCTTGTGACACTCTGGGCATGGCAGATGTTGGCACCGTGTGTGACCCTGACAGAAGCTGCTCAATTATTGAGGATGATGGGCTGCAAGCAGCATTTACTGTGGCACATGAGCTGg GCCACGTCTTCAACATGCCTCATGATGATGCCCAGCTGTGCTCCGGGGTCAACGGTGTCCACTGGGGCTCCCACATGATGGCCTCCACCCTGTCCAACCTGgaccagcagcagccatggtCCCCCTGCTCCGCGCTCATGGTCACTACCTTCCTGGACAACGGCCATGGTCAGTGCCTGCTGGATAAACCGGTCAAACCTCAGCCGCTCCCTCAGCCCCTGCCCGGGACGGTCTATGATGCCGACCATCAGTGTCGGCTTACCTTTGGCGAAGACTCCCAACACTGCCCTGATCTGAGTACCACGTGCGCTGCTCTGTGGTGCACTGTGACCACATCCAATGGTTTGCTGGTGTGCCAGACTAAGAACTTCCCCTGGGCTGATGGAACAGCATGCGGGCATGACAGCTACTGCCTGGCCGGACATTGTCTCACTAAGAGCCAAGCCGCCAAACACCAG ACTGCTGTCAATGGTGGCTGGGGAGTGTGGGGTCCCTGGGGCGACTGCTCTCGGACCTGTGGTGGAGGGGTGCAGTATTCCTTTCGTTCCTGTGACAACCCTTTGCCCAAGAACGGGGGCAAGTACTGTGAGGGCAAGAGGATCCAATACCGCTCCTGTAACACGGACACCTGCCCTGATACCAATG GCCTGTCATTCCGTGAGGAACAGTGCCTGGCCCACAACGACATGTCAGCCCAAGTGTCTCTGGGTTCAGGCGAGGGTGTCGAGTGGGTGCCCAAGTATGCTGGAGTTTCACCAAAAGACCGCTGCAAGCTGGTGTGCCGGGCCAAGGGGACCGGATACTTCTTTGTCCTGAAACCTAAG GTGGCTGATGGCACACCCTGCAGCCCCGACTCCACCTCAGTTTGTGTTCAAGGCCAGTGTGTCAAGGCTGGATGTGATCGCGTCATCGGCTCTAACCAGCGCTTTGATAAGTGCGGTGTGTGTGGTGGAGATGGCTCTACCTGCAAGAAAGTGTCTGGCTCTCTGGAGCGTGCCAG gCCTGGTTACCAGGATGTTGTAACCATCCCTGCTGGTGCCACCCACCTTGATGTCAAGCAGCGTGCCCAAGGCAATGGTCGTCATGATAACAACTACTTGGCAGTGCGTCACCAGGATGGAAGCTATCTGTTAAATGGTGAATACAAGCTGATGACCATAGAGACCGACATCATCTTGCAAGGGGCACTGTTGAGATACAGTGGCTCCTCCGCCACCCTGGAACGCCTCCGGAGCTTCGCCCCACTCCCCCAGCCCCTCACCATCCAGGTGCTGTCTGTGGGGGAAGCCCAGAGGCCCCGGGTCAAGTACAGCTACTTTGCCCCGAGACCCAACAATGCTGCTTCAGTCTCCAACATCAATGGAGGCCGCCGCCAGTCCATCAATGCCATCAGAGAGGTGGGTGGAGCCGAGTGGACCCTGAGGGAGTGGGGTCCATGCTCCCAGACCTGTGGAGTAGGTATGCAGCAGAGAGAGGTGGTATGTCTAGATCCCCATGGTCGTCCCTCCAGAGATTGCCCGGAGGAGCTGCGCCCCTTGGCCTCACGGTCGTGCGCCACCCAGTCCTGTCCCTCCTGGCTTCTCGGAGAATGGTCGGTATGCTCAAAAACCTGCGGCCGAGGCTTCCGCAAACGCCCACTGCGCTGCATCGGCCACGATGGGCGCACGCTAACCCATGACAGCTGTGACCCCAAAGACCGGCCGCGACCCCTGCTGGAACTGTGTAATCAGAGTGCCTGTTAA
- the cyyr1 gene encoding cysteine and tyrosine-rich protein 1 translates to METPWRRRTQAVRWKLLRNSLLLCLFTGGTKAQCEGCIEYCCDGSPPFCCSYYAYVGDVLSGTAISGIVFGVVFLMGAVAALFLCVCMCMKNGRGSRVGVFSTSYINTVTQGYPGPPPPYNYDYEMYPPSLHPPPYTPTQPRPANYSPPPPYPGCTRK, encoded by the exons ATGGAAACCccctggaggaggaggacgcaGGCGGTCAGATGGAAGTTGCTGAGGAACTCGCTGCTGCTTTGTTTATTCACCG gcgGCACTAAAGCCCAGTGTGAAGGCTGTATAGAGTATTGCTGCGATGGATCGCCTCCTTTCTGCTGCTCCTACTATGCCTACGTGGGGGACGTCCTCTC GGGCACTGCCATCTCTGGTATCGTTTTCGGTGTGGTGTTTCTGATGGGGGCGGTGGCGGCcttgttcctgtgtgtgtgtatgtgcatgaaGAACGGGCGGGGCTCGCGGGTCGGCGTGTTCAGCACCTCCTACATCAACACTGTGACCCAGGGCTACCCAG GTCCTCCACCTCCATACAACTATGACTACGAAATGTACCCTCCCTCGCTGCACCCCCCGCCTTACACCCCAACTCAGCCTCGACCGGCCAACTACTCCCCACCTCCTCCGTACCCTGGCTGCACCCGCAAGTGA